One window of Tepidanaerobacter acetatoxydans Re1 genomic DNA carries:
- a CDS encoding carboxyl transferase domain-containing protein, translating into MGGGEKRIQKQHESGKLTARERIEKLLDKDSFIEIDAFVEHRSIQFGMQETKVPSEGVITGYGTIDGRLVFIFAQDFTTIGGSLGEMHAAKICKVMDMAAKMGAPFIGLNDSGGARIQEGVDALKGFGDIFYRNTLSSGVIPQLSVILGPCAGGAVYSPALTDFVFMVSGISKMFITGPQVIKAVTGEEVSDEELGGAAAHNQKSGVAHFISQNEQECFDQIKKLLSYIPSNNLEDPPYKPTTDNPTRTVPELDSIVPADPNKPYDIKDVINHIVDDGDFFEVQPLYAPNLIIGFARLSGHSVGILANQPKHLAGCLDINASDKAARFIRFCDAFNIPLVTFTDTPGYLPGVNQEHGGIIRHGAKLLYAYSEATVPKLTVITRKAYGGAYIAMCSRHLGADQVFAWPTAEIAVMGPDGAANIIFKKEIEASEDPINTRKQKIEEYRDNLANPYQAAARGYIDDIIVPSTTRAKLTSALEMLMSKSEKRPAKKHGNIPV; encoded by the coding sequence TTACTGCACGAGAAAGAATAGAAAAACTTTTAGATAAGGATAGCTTTATAGAAATTGATGCATTTGTAGAGCACCGCTCAATTCAATTTGGCATGCAAGAAACCAAAGTTCCCAGCGAAGGTGTAATCACAGGCTATGGAACAATCGATGGCAGATTAGTCTTCATATTCGCCCAAGATTTTACAACAATAGGCGGATCCCTGGGAGAAATGCATGCCGCAAAAATTTGCAAGGTTATGGATATGGCAGCAAAAATGGGTGCCCCTTTTATTGGCCTTAACGACTCTGGTGGAGCAAGAATTCAGGAAGGTGTTGATGCACTAAAAGGTTTTGGCGACATATTCTACAGAAACACCCTATCCTCTGGAGTAATACCGCAACTATCAGTAATACTGGGGCCATGCGCCGGAGGAGCCGTATACTCTCCAGCCTTAACCGACTTCGTGTTTATGGTATCCGGTATAAGCAAAATGTTCATTACTGGTCCTCAAGTAATAAAAGCCGTGACAGGTGAAGAAGTCAGTGATGAAGAACTTGGTGGAGCTGCTGCCCACAACCAAAAAAGCGGAGTAGCACACTTTATCAGTCAAAATGAACAAGAATGTTTTGACCAAATAAAAAAACTTCTATCATATATACCTTCAAACAATCTAGAAGATCCACCATATAAACCAACTACCGATAACCCGACAAGAACAGTACCGGAACTTGATAGCATAGTTCCAGCGGATCCAAACAAGCCATATGACATAAAAGACGTCATAAACCACATAGTAGATGATGGTGACTTCTTTGAAGTACAACCACTCTATGCACCAAATCTCATAATAGGTTTTGCAAGACTTTCAGGTCACAGCGTAGGAATCCTGGCAAACCAGCCAAAACATCTTGCTGGCTGCTTAGACATAAACGCTTCTGACAAAGCTGCCCGATTTATACGATTCTGCGATGCATTTAATATACCACTTGTAACGTTTACCGATACTCCCGGATATCTGCCCGGAGTAAACCAAGAACATGGAGGTATAATACGGCATGGTGCAAAACTACTGTACGCATATTCCGAAGCTACAGTGCCAAAACTCACCGTCATAACGAGGAAAGCATATGGAGGCGCTTACATAGCCATGTGTTCAAGACACTTAGGAGCAGACCAAGTTTTTGCATGGCCTACAGCCGAAATAGCCGTTATGGGTCCTGATGGAGCAGCTAATATTATCTTCAAAAAAGAAATAGAAGCATCTGAAGACCCAATAAATACAAGAAAACAAAAAATCGAAGAATATCGGGATAACCTTGCTAACCCTTACCAAGCAGCCGCTCGAGGTTATATTGATGATATAATAGTGCCATCCACAACAAGGGCAAAACTTACATCAGCGCTTGAAATGCTGATGTCAAAAAGCGAAAAAAGACCGGCTAAAAAACACGGCAATATTCCTGTATAA
- a CDS encoding OadG family protein, translated as MTTIQVFQESLKTSVFGMCLVLGTLYILSLILELMRLVFESKTNVKKNETALKDQTSEQIQTVDTTDDTELIAVIAAAIAEYLQTPVSTLKISAIRQIHEKTPIWGIESRIYNINNKF; from the coding sequence ATGACAACTATACAAGTCTTTCAGGAATCACTTAAAACATCTGTCTTTGGCATGTGCCTTGTCTTAGGAACATTATATATACTATCTCTCATTTTAGAGCTCATGAGATTAGTATTTGAATCTAAGACAAACGTAAAAAAAAATGAAACAGCTTTAAAAGATCAAACATCAGAACAAATACAAACTGTCGATACAACAGACGATACTGAACTCATCGCAGTTATCGCTGCAGCTATTGCAGAATACCTACAAACCCCTGTATCAACTTTAAAAATTAGTGCCATACGTCAAATCCATGAAAAAACTCCCATATGGGGTATTGAATCCAGAATATACAACATCAACAATAAATTTTAG
- a CDS encoding biotin/lipoyl-containing protein, with translation MKKYKITVNGKTYEVEVEEIGAQNFIPTQTANAPTSPEVTQQPKPQPQPKQKNSGTVGKQKITSPMPGTIMSINKKPGGKIQKGDVIMILEAMKMENEIIAPEDGVITSIDTSEGASVNTGDILATFE, from the coding sequence ATGAAAAAATACAAAATAACCGTAAATGGAAAAACTTATGAAGTAGAGGTAGAAGAAATAGGTGCTCAGAACTTTATACCTACCCAAACAGCAAATGCTCCTACATCACCGGAAGTGACACAACAACCTAAGCCTCAACCGCAACCTAAGCAAAAAAACTCAGGCACTGTCGGTAAACAAAAAATTACTTCACCTATGCCAGGCACGATTATGTCAATTAACAAAAAACCTGGGGGTAAAATACAAAAAGGTGATGTAATAATGATACTTGAAGCCATGAAAATGGAAAATGAAATCATCGCCCCAGAAGATGGCGTTATAACCTCCATTGATACAAGCGAAGGAGCCTCAGTAAATACAGGCGATATTCTTGCAACATTTGAATAA
- a CDS encoding sodium ion-translocating decarboxylase subunit beta has translation MLEQIIKFFMKTGYANITLEQAIMILIACFLMYLAIVKKYEPLLLVPISFGMLLANIPQANLMAKGNFLYWIYQGVKLNIYPPLIFMGVGAMTDFGPLIANPKSLLLGAAAQFGIFTSFLGAGLLGFNFKESASIGIIGGADGPTAIFLTSQLAPHLLGAVAVAAYSYMALVPIIQPPIMRALTTKKERQVTMEQLRPVSKTEKIIFPIIVTILASFLVPDATALVGCLMLGNLFRECGVVDRLSKTTQNELINIITIFLGTTVGATASAENFLQWGTIKILLLGLAAFSVGTASGVLFGKLMYVLSGGKVNPLIGSAGVSAVPMAARVSQVVAQEEKPGNFILMHAMGPNVAGVIGSAIVAGMLLSMYGG, from the coding sequence GTGCTCGAACAAATAATAAAATTTTTCATGAAAACTGGTTATGCAAACATAACTTTAGAACAAGCTATCATGATATTGATAGCCTGTTTCCTGATGTATCTTGCTATAGTAAAAAAATATGAACCATTGCTGCTGGTACCTATTAGTTTTGGCATGTTGCTTGCTAATATACCTCAGGCAAACCTTATGGCTAAAGGCAACTTTCTATATTGGATATATCAAGGAGTAAAACTCAATATATATCCACCTCTCATATTCATGGGAGTAGGAGCCATGACCGACTTTGGTCCACTTATAGCCAATCCAAAAAGCTTGTTGCTGGGAGCTGCTGCTCAGTTCGGAATTTTTACTAGTTTTTTAGGCGCAGGCCTTCTTGGATTTAACTTCAAAGAATCTGCTTCTATAGGAATAATAGGCGGGGCAGACGGACCGACAGCCATATTCCTTACAAGTCAGCTTGCTCCACATCTATTAGGAGCGGTAGCAGTAGCTGCTTATTCATATATGGCATTAGTCCCCATCATACAGCCGCCTATAATGCGGGCGCTTACTACAAAAAAAGAGCGCCAAGTAACTATGGAGCAGCTAAGACCCGTATCTAAAACAGAAAAAATCATATTTCCAATAATAGTAACTATATTAGCAAGTTTTTTAGTTCCAGATGCCACGGCTTTAGTAGGTTGTCTGATGTTGGGCAATTTGTTTAGAGAATGTGGTGTAGTCGATAGACTATCTAAAACAACTCAAAACGAACTTATAAATATCATTACCATATTTCTTGGTACCACTGTTGGAGCTACTGCCAGTGCAGAAAATTTTCTGCAGTGGGGAACTATTAAAATACTTTTGCTAGGTCTTGCAGCCTTTTCAGTAGGAACAGCCTCAGGAGTACTCTTTGGTAAACTCATGTATGTTTTATCAGGAGGAAAAGTAAACCCACTTATAGGTTCTGCTGGTGTATCTGCAGTTCCTATGGCAGCAAGAGTATCTCAGGTAGTGGCACAGGAAGAAAAACCCGGCAACTTTATTCTGATGCATGCTATGGGCCCTAATGTAGCAGGTGTTATTGGTTCAGCTATAGTTGCAGGTATGTTGCTTTCAATGTATGGTGGTTAA
- a CDS encoding oxaloacetate decarboxylase subunit alpha produces the protein MILERRLKLQQKKEGKVGITDTILRDAHQSLIATRMKTDEMLPIAEKLDQVGYYSLEMWGGATFDSCIRFLNEDPWERLRKIKQIVKKTPLQMLLRGQNLLGYHHYPDDVVEMFVKKSVENGIDIIRIFDALNDIRNLKKAIEVTKETGAHAQGTVVYTISPVHNNDYYVNMAKQLEEMGIDSLCIKDMAGLLAPYDAYELISRLKKEIKIPIQLHSHYTSGMASMTYLKAIEAGVDVIDTALSPFALGTSQPPTETMVAVLRNTPYDTKLDLEFISSISDYFKQVRGNYKIDSIITMVDTMVLNYQIPGGMLSNLTSQLKQQNALDKLPEVLKEVPRVREDLGYPPLVTPTSQIVGTQAVVNVLTGERYKMIINEVKNYVKGLYGKSPAPIKEEIKQKIIGDEEVIECRPADLLEPELEKYFKEISYYIEQEEDVLTYALFPQIALKFFQERQAKKYKIDSNLVNKDQFDVYPA, from the coding sequence ATGATTTTAGAAAGGAGATTAAAATTGCAGCAAAAAAAAGAAGGAAAAGTTGGAATAACCGATACTATTTTAAGAGATGCACATCAATCACTTATAGCTACAAGGATGAAAACAGATGAAATGCTGCCAATCGCTGAAAAGCTTGATCAGGTAGGCTACTATTCTTTAGAAATGTGGGGCGGAGCTACATTTGATAGCTGTATCCGTTTTTTAAACGAAGATCCATGGGAAAGACTTCGTAAAATAAAACAAATAGTTAAAAAAACTCCCTTGCAAATGCTTTTGAGGGGACAGAACCTTTTAGGGTATCATCACTATCCTGATGATGTAGTAGAAATGTTTGTAAAGAAATCTGTAGAAAATGGCATTGATATTATACGAATCTTTGATGCACTAAATGATATTAGGAACCTAAAAAAGGCTATTGAGGTAACAAAAGAAACCGGGGCACATGCTCAGGGAACAGTAGTATATACTATAAGCCCTGTTCATAATAATGACTACTATGTAAATATGGCTAAACAATTAGAAGAAATGGGAATTGATTCCCTCTGTATAAAAGATATGGCAGGTCTTTTAGCACCATATGATGCTTATGAACTGATTTCTCGATTAAAAAAAGAAATCAAAATACCAATACAGCTTCACAGTCATTATACAAGTGGTATGGCTTCAATGACCTATCTAAAAGCGATTGAAGCTGGAGTAGATGTTATAGATACGGCCTTATCGCCTTTTGCCTTAGGAACGTCGCAACCCCCTACAGAAACTATGGTAGCCGTATTGAGGAATACCCCTTATGACACAAAGCTAGATCTGGAATTCATTTCGAGTATATCCGACTACTTTAAACAAGTGAGGGGAAACTATAAAATTGATAGTATTATTACAATGGTTGATACTATGGTGCTTAATTATCAAATACCTGGTGGTATGCTATCCAATCTTACCAGTCAACTAAAACAGCAAAATGCTCTTGACAAGCTTCCAGAAGTGTTAAAAGAAGTTCCAAGAGTAAGAGAAGATCTTGGGTATCCGCCTTTAGTTACACCTACAAGCCAAATAGTAGGCACTCAAGCGGTAGTTAATGTGCTTACCGGAGAACGATATAAGATGATTATAAATGAGGTAAAAAATTATGTTAAAGGGCTATATGGCAAATCACCCGCTCCTATTAAAGAAGAAATAAAACAAAAAATAATAGGAGATGAAGAAGTAATTGAATGCCGCCCTGCTGATCTGCTTGAACCCGAGCTGGAAAAATATTTTAAGGAAATCTCTTATTATATAGAACAAGAAGAAGATGTTTTAACATATGCTCTTTTCCCTCAGATAGCCCTGAAGTTTTTTCAAGAGCGTCAAGCAAAAAAATATAAAATTGACAGCAACTTGGTAAATAAAGATCAGTTTGACGTCTATCCTGCATAA
- a CDS encoding VanW family protein, giving the protein MIILWKKIILVFFLLFLCVIIIIILHDYNNPLIPSGLYIADIDIGGLTNDEARNIFHKLTEEKINNSIILTFYDKQWILKISEYVEIDADESIENMASYVKNIKKKGVIKGFIYRQRLKKSPLRIEPIIKYKQDKLAQLFDEINKVIMVKPINAVFKTDNDIVHIITDVKGQILDEDMLKEKIKEAIWTKNQTLVIPVKVWNAEMTKEDLEKMGIRVKIAEYSTEFDKTLKNRTENIKVASEMLNGCIISPGETFSFNKVVGERTSDKGYKKAPAFINNEVIYDIGGGICQVSSTLYNLALLTDLEIVERMNHSLPVGYVPLGRDATVSYGTIDLKFKNNTGGYLLLTSEITNDKLIVKFFGNKKIDKYVELFSETIKTIPSPIIIKKDFNLEKGEIRIEQGNAGYVVNLWKRYANEKNEHKVLISSDTYNPTPTLLYVGEKVKEITDDKNINATIIP; this is encoded by the coding sequence GTGATTATTTTGTGGAAAAAAATTATCCTTGTTTTTTTTCTTTTATTTTTATGTGTAATAATAATTATTATATTACATGATTATAATAATCCACTAATTCCTTCTGGCCTATATATTGCTGATATAGATATAGGAGGTTTAACAAATGATGAAGCTAGAAATATATTTCATAAATTAACTGAAGAAAAAATAAATAACTCTATAATTCTTACTTTTTATGATAAGCAGTGGATTTTGAAAATATCTGAATATGTTGAAATAGATGCGGATGAGAGTATAGAGAATATGGCATCCTATGTAAAAAATATTAAAAAAAAAGGTGTAATAAAAGGATTTATTTATCGCCAACGGCTAAAAAAGTCTCCTTTGCGTATAGAGCCAATTATTAAATATAAACAAGATAAATTGGCACAGCTTTTTGATGAAATTAACAAAGTTATAATGGTTAAACCTATAAATGCTGTATTTAAAACCGATAATGATATAGTGCACATAATTACTGATGTTAAAGGACAAATTTTAGATGAAGATATGTTAAAAGAGAAAATCAAAGAGGCTATATGGACTAAAAATCAGACATTAGTAATTCCAGTAAAAGTATGGAATGCAGAAATGACAAAAGAAGATTTAGAAAAGATGGGGATTAGGGTAAAAATAGCAGAGTATTCAACTGAGTTTGATAAAACATTAAAAAATAGAACGGAAAATATAAAAGTCGCAAGTGAAATGCTTAATGGCTGTATAATTTCACCCGGAGAGACATTTTCCTTTAATAAGGTTGTAGGTGAACGCACTAGTGATAAGGGATATAAAAAAGCACCTGCCTTTATTAATAATGAGGTTATTTACGACATAGGAGGCGGTATCTGTCAGGTTTCTAGCACCTTATATAATCTTGCTTTATTGACAGACCTTGAAATAGTCGAAAGAATGAACCATTCTCTACCGGTAGGCTACGTTCCTTTAGGGAGGGATGCTACAGTTAGTTATGGTACTATAGATTTAAAATTCAAAAATAATACGGGTGGATATCTCTTGTTAACGTCGGAGATTACGAATGATAAGCTAATTGTAAAATTTTTTGGTAATAAAAAGATCGATAAATATGTAGAATTATTTTCTGAAACGATAAAAACTATTCCATCGCCTATCATCATTAAAAAAGATTTCAATTTAGAAAAAGGCGAAATCAGGATAGAACAAGGGAATGCAGGTTATGTAGTTAATCTCTGGAAAAGATATGCTAATGAAAAAAACGAACACAAAGTTCTAATTTCTAGTGATACTTATAACCCAACACCCACATTACTGTATGTAGGCGAGAAAGTTAAAGAAATTACAGACGATAAAAATATAAACGCAACAATAATTCCATAA
- a CDS encoding IS1634 family transposase — protein MRLSISKSKNSTSLYVIESIYENGKHSTRVVEKLGTVKELEEKLNGQDPIEWAKEYIKELNKKEKEQKRDVIVKYSQSKRIEKGVQRSFNGGYLFLQQIYHQLGLHKICKDISTKYKFTYNLDSILSRLIYGRILFPSSKLNTYQESKCLIEQPDFELQHVYRALEVIAKETDFIQSELYKNSLSIFKRNDHVLYYDCTNYFFEIEQEDGFKQYGPSKENKPNPIVGMGLFMDGDGIPLAFNIHSGNTNEQITLKPLEEKILKDFELSKFIVCTDAGLSSIENRRFNDKKDRAFITTQSVKKLKRYLKQWALDPTGWHLPGVNKLYDISLLDKDEDNYEEYKSKTFYKERWIKEDGLEQKLIVTYSLKYRDYQRQIRNRQLERASKLIEERPKSVNKKNQNDFKRFISSTNVTKDGEIADKVIYSINQDAIAKEEMYDGFYAVCTNLDEDASIITKINHRRWEIEECFRIMKSEFKARPVYLSRDDRIQAHFTTCFLAIVIYRYLEKYLSEEFTSSEIIHSLRNMDFNYIPTEGYIPTYTRTDLTDILHEVFGFRTDTEIVSLREMKKILKDTKKKKILRKI, from the coding sequence ATGAGATTATCTATTTCAAAATCTAAAAATTCTACATCACTTTATGTAATAGAGTCAATTTACGAAAATGGTAAACATTCAACTAGAGTTGTAGAAAAACTTGGTACTGTTAAAGAGTTAGAAGAAAAATTAAATGGTCAGGATCCTATTGAATGGGCTAAAGAATATATCAAAGAATTGAACAAAAAAGAAAAAGAACAAAAAAGAGACGTGATTGTAAAGTATAGCCAGTCAAAGAGAATCGAAAAAGGTGTTCAAAGGTCCTTCAATGGTGGATATCTATTCTTACAGCAAATATATCATCAGTTGGGATTACATAAAATTTGCAAAGATATTTCTACTAAGTATAAATTTACTTACAATCTTGATTCCATTCTTTCTAGGTTAATTTACGGTAGAATTCTTTTTCCATCCTCAAAACTTAACACCTATCAAGAATCAAAGTGCTTGATTGAACAACCTGATTTCGAATTGCAACATGTTTATAGGGCATTAGAGGTAATCGCTAAAGAAACTGATTTTATTCAATCAGAGCTCTACAAAAATAGTTTATCTATTTTTAAGAGAAATGACCATGTTCTTTACTATGACTGTACTAATTACTTTTTTGAAATAGAGCAAGAGGATGGTTTTAAACAATATGGTCCTAGTAAAGAGAATAAACCTAATCCTATTGTGGGAATGGGACTATTCATGGATGGAGATGGTATTCCTCTCGCATTTAACATTCATAGTGGTAACACAAATGAACAAATTACACTAAAGCCTTTAGAAGAAAAGATACTTAAAGATTTTGAACTATCAAAATTTATTGTTTGTACAGATGCTGGACTATCTTCAATAGAAAATCGTAGATTTAATGATAAAAAGGATAGAGCTTTTATTACAACCCAATCAGTTAAAAAATTAAAGAGATATTTAAAGCAGTGGGCTCTTGACCCTACGGGCTGGCATCTTCCTGGTGTAAATAAATTATATGATATCAGTCTACTTGATAAAGATGAGGACAACTATGAAGAATATAAATCAAAGACTTTTTACAAGGAACGTTGGATTAAAGAGGATGGGTTAGAACAGAAACTCATTGTCACATATTCTCTTAAATACAGAGATTATCAAAGGCAGATTAGGAATAGACAGTTAGAACGTGCCTCTAAATTAATTGAAGAAAGACCAAAGAGTGTTAATAAGAAAAATCAAAATGATTTTAAACGATTCATATCATCCACTAATGTTACAAAGGATGGTGAAATAGCTGATAAAGTAATCTATAGTATAAATCAAGATGCAATAGCAAAAGAAGAAATGTATGATGGGTTTTATGCTGTATGTACCAACTTAGATGAAGATGCCAGTATTATTACAAAGATTAATCATAGACGTTGGGAAATAGAGGAATGTTTTAGAATTATGAAAAGCGAATTCAAAGCTAGACCTGTTTATTTAAGTCGTGATGATAGAATACAAGCACATTTTACTACATGTTTTCTTGCAATAGTTATATATAGATATCTTGAAAAATATCTAAGCGAAGAATTTACAAGCTCTGAGATAATTCATAGCTTAAGGAATATGGATTTCAATTACATTCCTACTGAAGGGTATATTCCAACATACACAAGGACTGACTTAACAGATATCTTACATGAAGTATTTGGATTTAGAACAGATACTGAAATAGTCAGTTTAAGGGAAATGAAAAAAATATTAAAAGATACGAAAAAGAAAAAGATATTACGCAAAATTTAA
- a CDS encoding uracil-DNA glycosylase, with amino-acid sequence MLESKIKESFTTVEISLPDIIKLLLDLKDEFNIQNSDVDTIVKAVKLDNEKSKKQRDYLYNRIKEHINTCQSCLLYAQENHTHKVAGEGALNSPLVLIGEGPGFDEDKQGRPFVGRAGQLLTTILNKMDIRREKVYITNVIKCRPPQNRTPLQKEIKACSKNLELELSLIQPKVIIALGAVPLNYFKSGSSIMRERGQWINSRDYWIMPTFHPAYILRQHGKTLNKVKWLVWQDFNEAVAKAKEMCPEYDFSS; translated from the coding sequence GTGCTTGAAAGCAAAATTAAAGAATCTTTTACAACAGTAGAAATCAGTCTACCCGATATTATAAAACTACTGTTAGATTTAAAAGATGAATTTAATATACAAAATTCAGATGTCGATACTATAGTTAAAGCTGTAAAGCTTGATAATGAAAAATCTAAAAAACAAAGAGATTATTTATACAACAGGATAAAAGAACACATAAATACATGTCAGAGCTGTCTTCTCTATGCGCAGGAAAACCATACTCATAAGGTAGCAGGTGAAGGGGCTTTAAACTCGCCATTGGTTTTAATTGGCGAGGGCCCTGGCTTTGATGAAGATAAGCAGGGTCGTCCTTTTGTTGGACGAGCAGGGCAATTACTTACAACTATATTAAATAAAATGGATATTCGGCGAGAAAAGGTTTACATAACTAATGTAATAAAATGCCGACCGCCGCAGAATAGAACACCATTGCAAAAAGAGATTAAAGCCTGCTCTAAAAATTTAGAACTTGAGCTTTCTCTTATTCAACCTAAAGTTATAATTGCTCTTGGTGCCGTTCCGTTGAACTATTTCAAGTCTGGTAGCAGCATTATGAGGGAACGAGGACAATGGATAAATTCCAGAGATTACTGGATTATGCCAACATTTCATCCTGCATATATTTTGCGTCAGCATGGGAAAACACTAAATAAGGTTAAGTGGTTAGTATGGCAAGATTTTAATGAAGCTGTAGCAAAGGCAAAAGAAATGTGTCCAGAATATGATTTTAGTAGTTAG
- the miaB gene encoding tRNA (N6-isopentenyl adenosine(37)-C2)-methylthiotransferase MiaB, with product MKYKILTWGCQMNIHDSEIISGVMQKMGYCPADTLQESDVIILNTCCVRENAERKVYGRIAQLKQFKSKNPNLILAVSGCMVQQPHVVEYISEKLPYVDILFGIKNVHKLPELIESTRQTNLPVIDISGDSMIDENLPIKHTNDAKAWVTITYGCNNYCSYCIVPYVRGKEVSRRPDDILREIETLANNGFIEINLLGQNVNSYGKDLNIPVTFPELLRRVNDVDGIKRIRFITSHPKDLSNELILAMRDCKKVCEHIHLPVQSGSNQILSKMNRKYTREHYIELIYKLRDAIPNIAITTDIIVGFPGETEKDFLDTLELVKAVEFDSAFTFMYSKRKGTPAAKMADQIDNDIKKDRLNRLMQLQDAITESKNNRLKGTIQEVLVEGVSKGNINRLSGRSRTNKLVNFDGSEKLIGKLVNVKIIEPHTWSLLGEIVE from the coding sequence ATGAAATATAAAATATTAACTTGGGGCTGCCAGATGAATATTCATGATAGTGAAATTATTTCAGGTGTCATGCAAAAGATGGGATACTGCCCAGCAGATACACTCCAAGAATCTGATGTAATCATATTGAATACTTGCTGTGTTAGGGAAAATGCCGAGAGAAAGGTATATGGACGAATAGCACAGTTAAAGCAATTCAAATCAAAAAACCCCAATTTGATTCTTGCGGTTTCTGGTTGTATGGTGCAACAACCACATGTAGTTGAATATATATCAGAAAAATTACCCTATGTGGATATCTTATTTGGTATAAAAAACGTTCATAAGTTACCTGAACTTATTGAAAGTACAAGACAAACAAACTTACCGGTAATAGATATATCTGGAGATTCTATGATTGATGAAAATCTACCAATTAAGCATACAAATGATGCGAAAGCCTGGGTAACAATTACTTATGGATGTAATAATTATTGCAGCTATTGTATTGTTCCATACGTAAGAGGCAAGGAGGTAAGTCGGAGACCTGATGATATTTTAAGAGAGATTGAAACCCTTGCTAATAATGGTTTTATTGAAATTAATCTATTGGGTCAAAATGTAAATTCTTATGGCAAGGATCTGAATATACCTGTGACTTTTCCTGAGCTTTTAAGGAGGGTAAATGATGTTGATGGTATTAAGCGCATAAGATTTATAACTTCTCATCCGAAAGATTTATCGAATGAACTTATATTGGCAATGAGGGATTGTAAAAAAGTTTGCGAACATATTCACCTGCCGGTTCAGTCTGGAAGTAATCAAATTTTATCTAAGATGAACCGAAAATATACCAGGGAGCATTATATAGAATTGATATATAAGCTACGAGATGCTATTCCTAATATTGCTATTACCACTGATATAATTGTAGGCTTTCCAGGAGAAACGGAAAAAGATTTTCTTGATACGCTTGAATTAGTAAAAGCAGTAGAGTTTGACTCAGCCTTTACTTTCATGTATTCTAAACGTAAAGGAACTCCCGCGGCGAAAATGGCGGATCAAATTGATAATGATATAAAAAAAGATCGACTTAATAGATTGATGCAATTACAGGATGCCATTACAGAAAGTAAAAATAATAGATTAAAAGGAACTATACAGGAAGTATTAGTTGAAGGAGTCAGCAAAGGTAATATTAACAGGTTATCTGGCCGAAGCCGAACCAACAAGTTGGTAAATTTTGATGGTTCGGAAAAATTAATAGGCAAACTTGTAAATGTAAAGATTATTGAGCCGCATACATGGTCTTTGCTTGGCGAAATTGTAGAATGA